The following proteins come from a genomic window of Microbacterium sulfonylureivorans:
- the epsC gene encoding serine O-acetyltransferase EpsC, which yields MGFVARVREDVTAARLRDPAARSGAEIALLYPGLHAIWAHRVWHALWVRRVRFVARAGSQITRWLTGIEIHPGATIGRRFFIDHGMGVVIGETAEVGDDVMLYHGVTLGGRQREGGKRHPTLEDGVAVGAGAKILGPVTIGAGSVVGANAVVTKDAPADSVLVGVPAKPRQRRQGEDTRSILTTPEYHI from the coding sequence ATCGGGTTCGTGGCGCGCGTGCGCGAAGACGTCACGGCCGCGCGGCTGCGTGACCCCGCCGCGCGCAGCGGCGCCGAGATCGCGCTCCTGTATCCCGGTCTGCACGCGATCTGGGCCCACCGCGTGTGGCACGCCCTCTGGGTGCGGAGGGTGCGCTTCGTCGCCCGCGCGGGCTCTCAGATCACGCGCTGGCTCACCGGGATCGAGATCCACCCCGGCGCCACCATCGGCCGCCGGTTCTTCATCGACCACGGCATGGGCGTCGTGATCGGCGAGACCGCCGAGGTCGGAGACGACGTCATGCTGTACCACGGGGTGACCCTCGGCGGTCGTCAGCGCGAGGGCGGGAAGCGGCATCCCACCCTCGAAGACGGTGTCGCGGTCGGGGCCGGCGCCAAGATCCTCGGACCGGTCACGATCGGCGCGGGCTCCGTCGTCGGCGCGAACGCCGTGGTGACGAAGGATGCCCCGGCCGACAGCGTCCTCGTCGGGGTGCCGGCCAAGCCGCGTCAGCGCCGTCAGGGCGAGGACACCCGGTCGATCCTGACGACGCCCGAGTACCACATCTGA